The following are encoded in a window of Streptomyces sp. Go-475 genomic DNA:
- a CDS encoding DUF4232 domain-containing protein: MNRRLRTVLATTVLLGAGLLTACQGGDTTSASPSGSSSAAPGSSATAGSGQGAGSGGGSGTAEPSGGGTAAGGKTGGAAGEAAVGGASGGGSGGASGKQGGASGAGKNGGTGDKSGYGQACGANDISWSVASRTQAGGYFLIQAKAKPGITCTLPAALPTVAFGSDGTEAGPAEQSVGPAITLRAGVTAYAGVNPKTTGGDSGKELDSLIVAIGDDDPNPVSLRVGTFTVDRPIVTNWHTSAADAVPFS, from the coding sequence ATGAACCGTCGTCTGCGCACCGTCCTCGCCACCACCGTCCTGCTCGGCGCGGGGCTGCTGACCGCCTGCCAGGGCGGCGACACGACATCGGCTTCGCCGAGCGGCTCGTCGTCCGCGGCGCCCGGCTCCTCGGCCACCGCGGGCTCCGGCCAGGGGGCGGGGAGCGGCGGTGGTTCCGGGACCGCGGAGCCCTCCGGCGGGGGGACTGCGGCGGGCGGCAAGACGGGGGGCGCGGCGGGCGAGGCCGCGGTGGGCGGCGCGTCGGGCGGTGGTTCCGGCGGTGCGTCCGGGAAGCAGGGTGGGGCGTCCGGCGCGGGGAAGAACGGCGGCACCGGTGACAAGAGCGGCTACGGGCAGGCCTGCGGAGCCAACGACATCTCCTGGAGCGTGGCGTCCAGGACGCAGGCCGGCGGCTACTTCCTCATCCAGGCCAAGGCCAAGCCGGGCATCACCTGCACCCTGCCCGCCGCCCTGCCCACCGTGGCCTTCGGCTCGGACGGCACCGAGGCCGGACCCGCCGAGCAGTCCGTGGGCCCGGCGATCACGCTGCGCGCCGGGGTCACCGCCTACGCCGGCGTGAACCCGAAGACCACCGGCGGCGACTCCGGCAAGGAACTGGACAGCCTCATCGTCGCGATCGGCGACGACGACCCCAACCCGGTGTCCCTGCGGGTCGGCACGTTCACGGTCGACCGGCCGATCGTCACCAACTGGCACACCTCCGCCGCGGACGCGGTGCCCTTCTCCTGA
- a CDS encoding phytanoyl-CoA dioxygenase family protein: protein MPTTKQLLSSVQVARFVAHGFLRLDDVVPPEMNEEALGVFAAGLPSVPYGTPVPEAFPAGSFARRLVELPAVAGALESLVGPDPTVDHHFAHTRLPHEGSAQPLHADALIDPRTDAFDVQLMYYPQAVTADMGGTLLVPGSHLRRTNESDTGRYQNLRGQTRLTCPAGTVLLLHHGTWHGGRRNDRDTVRHMYKIRFNPTVPQVRLWDTADLHAPAVREESRRTFPWYEQATARLEIHNRIRLWRSLSADPGFDIDYWATRITNRPALARSSA, encoded by the coding sequence CTGCCAACCACCAAACAGCTGCTGAGCTCCGTCCAGGTGGCCCGGTTCGTGGCGCACGGTTTCCTGCGCCTCGACGACGTCGTCCCGCCGGAGATGAACGAGGAGGCGCTCGGCGTGTTCGCCGCCGGGCTGCCCTCCGTGCCGTACGGCACGCCCGTGCCGGAGGCGTTCCCCGCGGGGTCCTTCGCCCGCCGGCTCGTCGAACTCCCCGCCGTCGCGGGCGCCCTGGAGAGCCTGGTCGGACCGGACCCCACCGTCGACCACCACTTCGCGCACACCCGCCTGCCCCACGAGGGCAGTGCGCAGCCCCTGCACGCCGACGCGCTCATCGATCCGCGGACCGACGCGTTCGACGTGCAGCTCATGTACTACCCGCAGGCGGTCACCGCCGACATGGGCGGCACGCTCCTCGTCCCCGGCAGCCATCTGCGCCGCACCAACGAGTCCGACACCGGCCGCTACCAGAACCTGCGCGGGCAGACCCGGCTGACCTGCCCGGCCGGCACGGTCCTGCTGCTGCACCACGGGACCTGGCACGGCGGCCGGCGCAACGACAGGGACACCGTCCGCCACATGTACAAGATCCGCTTCAACCCGACCGTGCCGCAGGTGCGGCTGTGGGACACGGCGGACCTGCACGCCCCCGCCGTCCGCGAGGAGTCGCGGCGCACCTTCCCCTGGTACGAGCAGGCCACCGCACGTCTGGAGATCCACAACCGCATCCGGTTGTGGCGCTCCCTGTCCGCCGACCCCGGCTTCGACATCGATTACTGGGCCACCCGCATCACCAACCGGCCCGCCCTCGCGAGGAGCAGCGCGTGA
- a CDS encoding AraC family transcriptional regulator, translating into MYSAVFRLPHLWQLHLYGYSGTLEFGGARHPIRPGHLSLVPPGTEVHFHYDAPRCEHLYAHFRLPGDGERRRVPVMRDAGADAGVLSGLLRQTIRASAQSPSRASAELWTVLWRVTGLTDAGIDPSGSRHPALRVAMAHIEEHLADPLSVPGIARAAGVSHTHLTRLFREDTGHTVVGYVRHRRMARARHLLIASTLAIPAVAATVGIPDLQAFNKRCRRELGASPRAVRNAGGA; encoded by the coding sequence TTGTATTCGGCGGTCTTCCGCCTCCCGCACCTGTGGCAGCTCCACCTCTACGGCTACTCCGGCACCTTGGAGTTCGGCGGTGCGCGGCACCCGATCCGCCCGGGGCACCTGAGCCTCGTACCGCCCGGCACGGAGGTGCACTTCCACTACGACGCCCCGCGCTGCGAGCACCTGTACGCGCACTTCCGGCTGCCGGGCGACGGTGAGCGGCGCCGGGTCCCGGTGATGCGGGACGCCGGTGCGGACGCGGGCGTGCTGAGCGGGCTGCTGCGGCAGACGATCAGGGCGAGCGCGCAGTCCCCGTCCCGGGCGTCGGCGGAACTGTGGACGGTGCTGTGGCGCGTCACCGGCCTGACCGACGCCGGAATCGACCCCTCGGGATCTCGCCATCCCGCGCTGCGGGTGGCCATGGCCCACATCGAGGAGCACCTGGCCGACCCGCTGAGCGTCCCCGGGATCGCCCGTGCCGCCGGGGTGTCGCACACGCACCTGACCCGGTTGTTCCGTGAGGACACCGGGCACACGGTCGTCGGCTACGTACGGCACCGCCGCATGGCGCGGGCCCGGCACCTGCTGATCGCCTCGACCCTGGCGATCCCGGCGGTCGCCGCGACCGTCGGCATCCCCGACCTGCAGGCGTTCAACAAGAGGTGCCGCAGGGAGCTGGGCGCCTCGCCGCGTGCCGTGCGCAACGCCGGGGGCGCGTGA
- a CDS encoding RNA polymerase sigma-70 factor produces MAMTVHDVDRFEASRPRLEAIAYRLLGSASEAEDAVQETYLRWQAADAEHIQVPEAWLTKVLTNLCLNQLTSARARRETYVGQWLPEPLLAGDPMLGPADTAEQRESVSYAVLALLERLSPNERAVYVLREAFDYPHREIAAILDITEAASQQILHRAKKHVADGKARTEVDEAAARRIVEEFLAAATSGRTEPLVRLLTQDAVSVGDGGGKVPARAKAFEGALAVAQFMRGLFKPSKAKRALVGGSPEMYATTANGDPAIVAVVDGRVVGVTCLEVGADGIAAFRSQVNPDKLERATAQWAATDHGEPLLRAAF; encoded by the coding sequence ATGGCGATGACCGTGCACGACGTGGACCGGTTCGAGGCGTCCAGGCCCCGCCTGGAGGCGATCGCCTACCGCCTCCTCGGCTCCGCGAGCGAGGCCGAGGACGCCGTGCAGGAGACGTATCTGCGCTGGCAGGCGGCCGACGCCGAGCACATCCAGGTGCCCGAGGCATGGCTGACGAAGGTGCTCACCAACCTCTGCCTCAACCAGCTGACCTCGGCCCGCGCCCGGCGCGAGACCTACGTCGGGCAGTGGCTCCCCGAGCCGCTGCTCGCCGGGGACCCGATGCTCGGCCCCGCCGACACCGCCGAACAGCGCGAATCGGTCTCGTACGCGGTCCTCGCCCTGCTGGAGCGCCTGTCCCCCAACGAGCGGGCGGTGTACGTGCTGCGGGAGGCCTTCGACTACCCGCACCGGGAGATCGCCGCGATCCTCGACATCACCGAGGCCGCCAGCCAGCAGATCCTGCACCGCGCCAAGAAGCACGTCGCCGACGGCAAGGCCCGCACGGAGGTCGACGAGGCCGCCGCCCGGCGGATCGTCGAGGAGTTCCTCGCGGCGGCCACCAGCGGCCGGACCGAGCCGCTCGTGCGGCTGCTCACCCAGGACGCCGTCTCGGTCGGCGACGGCGGCGGGAAGGTCCCGGCCCGGGCCAAGGCGTTCGAGGGCGCCCTCGCGGTCGCGCAGTTCATGCGGGGGCTGTTCAAGCCGAGCAAGGCCAAGCGCGCCCTGGTCGGCGGCTCCCCCGAGATGTACGCCACGACCGCCAACGGCGATCCGGCCATCGTGGCGGTCGTGGACGGCCGGGTCGTCGGCGTGACCTGCCTGGAGGTCGGCGCCGACGGCATCGCCGCGTTCCGCAGCCAGGTCAACCCGGACAAGCTCGAGCGGGCGACCGCGCAGTGGGCCGCGACCGACCACGGCGAACCTCTGCTCCGCGCCGCCTTCTGA
- a CDS encoding FAD-dependent oxidoreductase — MQHRIVVLGAGYTGATAAGRLAKRLHHEDVAITLVNAEPDFVERVRMHQLAAGQDLTPRPFSEMFAGTGVTLKLAQVTGVDVDGRTVTVTDAQGTEEPLAYDTLVYALGSGWNDQGVPGTAEHAHEIASRPGALRLRERLARLEAGQSVVVVGGGLTGLEAATEIAEARPDLDLALAARGGLGDWLSPKGRRHLRKVFDRLGITVHEHAAVTAVEADHVTTAEGARIPAAVTVWTTGFAVHPIARATTLEVTDTGRIMVDRTMRSVSHPDVYAVGDAALALGAGDKPLRMSCASGVPMAWQAADAIAARLTGGKLPNVPLRYFNQCISLGRREGLIQYVTADDRAVGAALTGRFAAVYKELICKGAAWGVAHPAAGTLARRRRVVQAPARTGSLVRESA, encoded by the coding sequence ATGCAGCACCGCATCGTCGTCCTCGGGGCCGGCTACACCGGCGCCACCGCCGCCGGGCGCCTCGCCAAGCGGCTGCACCACGAAGACGTCGCCATCACTCTGGTCAACGCCGAGCCCGACTTCGTCGAACGCGTCCGGATGCACCAGCTCGCCGCCGGCCAGGACCTCACGCCCCGGCCCTTCAGCGAGATGTTCGCGGGCACCGGCGTCACCCTGAAGCTCGCGCAGGTCACCGGCGTCGACGTCGACGGCAGAACCGTCACCGTCACCGACGCGCAGGGCACCGAGGAACCGCTGGCCTACGACACCCTCGTGTACGCCCTCGGCAGCGGCTGGAACGACCAGGGCGTCCCCGGCACCGCCGAGCACGCTCACGAGATCGCCAGTCGCCCGGGAGCGCTCCGGCTGCGCGAGCGCCTGGCCCGGCTGGAGGCCGGCCAGTCCGTGGTCGTGGTCGGCGGCGGCCTCACCGGCCTGGAGGCCGCGACCGAGATCGCCGAGGCCCGCCCGGACCTCGACCTGGCCCTCGCCGCCCGCGGTGGCCTCGGCGACTGGCTCTCGCCCAAGGGCCGCCGGCATCTGCGGAAGGTCTTCGACCGGCTCGGCATCACCGTGCACGAGCACGCCGCCGTCACCGCCGTGGAGGCCGACCACGTCACCACCGCCGAGGGCGCGCGGATCCCGGCCGCGGTCACCGTGTGGACCACCGGCTTCGCCGTCCACCCGATCGCCCGCGCCACCACCCTGGAGGTCACCGACACCGGCCGGATCATGGTCGACCGGACCATGCGCTCGGTCTCGCACCCGGACGTGTACGCCGTCGGCGACGCGGCCCTGGCGCTGGGCGCCGGTGACAAGCCGCTGCGGATGTCGTGCGCCTCGGGCGTCCCCATGGCCTGGCAGGCCGCCGACGCGATCGCGGCCCGGCTGACCGGCGGGAAGCTCCCGAACGTGCCGCTGCGCTACTTCAACCAGTGCATCTCGCTGGGCCGCAGGGAAGGCCTGATCCAGTACGTCACCGCCGACGACCGTGCCGTCGGGGCGGCGCTGACGGGCCGGTTCGCCGCCGTCTACAAGGAACTGATCTGCAAGGGCGCGGCCTGGGGCGTCGCCCACCCGGCGGCCGGCACGCTCGCCCGGCGCCGCCGCGTCGTACAGGCACCGGCCCGGACCGGCTCGCTGGTCAGGGAGTCGGCCTGA
- a CDS encoding toxin-antitoxin system HicB family antitoxin yields MDLTPYVDTLRRELAVAAEAGGEEARELAERLTAPLESATRLALLNVLSAAMDEITRELAPGSVDVRLRGLDPDFVVTPPPAYGSAPAAPTASLEPARGHLPADGDEGGTARVNLRLPAHLKARAEEAAAGEGLSVNAWLVRAVSAAVEGGARPHATDRTRTIGQSYTGWVR; encoded by the coding sequence ATGGACCTCACCCCGTATGTCGACACCCTCCGCCGTGAACTCGCGGTGGCCGCCGAGGCCGGCGGCGAGGAAGCCCGCGAGCTGGCCGAGAGGCTCACCGCTCCCCTGGAGTCGGCGACCCGGCTGGCCCTGCTCAACGTGCTCTCCGCCGCGATGGACGAGATCACCCGCGAACTCGCCCCGGGCTCGGTCGACGTACGGCTGCGCGGACTCGACCCCGACTTCGTGGTGACACCACCGCCCGCCTACGGCAGCGCCCCCGCGGCACCGACCGCGTCCCTCGAACCGGCCAGGGGGCACCTGCCCGCCGACGGCGACGAGGGCGGCACCGCCCGCGTCAACCTGCGGCTGCCGGCCCACCTCAAGGCCCGCGCCGAGGAGGCCGCGGCCGGTGAGGGGCTGTCGGTCAACGCGTGGCTGGTCCGGGCCGTTTCGGCCGCGGTCGAGGGCGGTGCCCGCCCGCACGCGACGGACAGGACCCGCACCATCGGACAGAGCTACACCGGCTGGGTGCGCTGA
- a CDS encoding DUF4097 family beta strand repeat-containing protein, which translates to MPSFDTPQPIAVTAHVPAAAIRFTAGDRADTVVEVRPRDPKRDKDVRTAEQTEVTYASGVLTIRTLPRRRSLIGPNGLVDVTVELPAGSDVDVSGGSFAQVLGEGRLGEVRVKTSSGDVRLDTTGPLTLTVSHGAVTVDRVEGAAEITTSSGNVRVGLVDGPAVLKNSHGTTTVGAVTGELRVNGANGAIDIARAEASVTATTTNGSLRLAEVARGDVRLETSNGSLEIGIREGTAAWLDVSSNRGQVRNRLAASDAPEESEDSVKVHARTNWGNIDVLRAKP; encoded by the coding sequence ATGCCTTCTTTCGACACCCCGCAGCCGATCGCGGTCACGGCCCACGTGCCCGCCGCGGCCATCCGGTTCACCGCGGGCGACCGCGCCGACACGGTCGTCGAGGTGCGGCCCCGCGACCCCAAGCGGGACAAGGACGTCCGAACCGCCGAACAGACCGAGGTCACCTACGCGAGCGGCGTCCTGACCATCAGGACGCTGCCCAGGCGCCGCAGTCTCATCGGCCCCAACGGCCTCGTCGACGTGACGGTCGAGCTGCCCGCGGGCTCGGACGTCGACGTGTCCGGCGGCTCCTTCGCCCAAGTGCTCGGCGAGGGCCGGCTCGGCGAGGTCCGGGTGAAGACCTCGAGCGGCGACGTGCGCCTCGACACCACCGGCCCGCTGACGCTGACCGTGTCGCACGGCGCGGTCACGGTGGACCGGGTCGAGGGGGCGGCCGAGATCACCACCAGCTCCGGCAACGTGCGCGTCGGCCTGGTCGACGGCCCCGCCGTCCTGAAGAACTCCCACGGCACCACCACCGTCGGCGCCGTGACGGGCGAACTGCGGGTGAACGGGGCCAACGGCGCCATCGACATCGCGCGCGCCGAGGCGTCGGTCACCGCCACCACGACCAACGGCTCTCTTCGCCTCGCCGAAGTCGCCCGCGGGGACGTCCGGTTGGAGACCTCCAACGGCTCCCTCGAGATCGGCATCCGCGAGGGCACCGCCGCCTGGCTCGATGTCAGCTCCAACCGGGGGCAGGTGCGCAACAGGCTCGCCGCGTCCGACGCCCCGGAGGAGAGCGAGGACAGCGTGAAGGTCCACGCACGGACCAACTGGGGCAACATCGACGTCCTCCGCGCCAAGCCCTGA
- a CDS encoding ATP-binding cassette domain-containing protein, whose protein sequence is MSTSKERGGRPSPAAVSAVGLRKSYGGRTVLDGIDLHIPTGSVFALLGPNGAGKTTAVKILSTLITPDAGQARVAGHDLTTEAQAVRAAIGVTGQFSAVDGLITGEENMLLMADLHHLPKRRGRQVAAELLDRFDLTEAAKKPASTYSGGMKRRLDIAMTLVGAPRIIFLDEPTTGLDPRSRHTMWQIIRELVTGGVTVFLTTQYLEEADQLADRIAVLHDGKIAAEGTAEELKRIVPGGHVRLRFTDPAAYRSAASALREATGDDDALALHLPSDGSQRALRSLLDRLDAAGIEADELTLHTPDLDDVFFALTGDTGVPDQPKETAR, encoded by the coding sequence ATGTCCACGTCCAAAGAGCGGGGCGGTCGGCCCTCTCCGGCCGCCGTCTCCGCCGTCGGACTGCGCAAGTCCTACGGCGGCAGGACCGTCCTCGACGGCATCGACCTGCACATCCCGACCGGGTCCGTGTTCGCCCTGCTGGGCCCGAACGGGGCCGGCAAGACCACCGCCGTGAAGATCCTCTCCACCCTCATCACCCCCGACGCCGGACAGGCCCGGGTCGCGGGCCACGACCTGACCACCGAGGCACAGGCCGTGCGCGCCGCGATCGGGGTCACCGGGCAGTTCTCCGCCGTCGACGGCCTGATCACCGGCGAGGAGAACATGCTCCTCATGGCCGACCTGCACCACCTGCCCAAACGCCGAGGACGGCAGGTCGCGGCCGAACTGCTGGACCGCTTCGACCTCACCGAGGCCGCGAAGAAACCCGCCTCGACCTACTCCGGCGGCATGAAACGCCGCCTGGACATCGCCATGACCCTGGTCGGCGCCCCGCGGATCATCTTCCTCGACGAGCCCACCACCGGCCTGGACCCCCGCTCCCGCCACACCATGTGGCAGATCATCCGCGAACTGGTCACCGGCGGCGTGACCGTCTTCCTCACCACCCAGTACCTGGAGGAGGCCGACCAGCTCGCCGACCGCATCGCCGTCCTGCACGACGGGAAGATCGCCGCCGAGGGCACCGCCGAGGAACTGAAGCGGATCGTGCCCGGCGGACACGTCCGGCTCCGCTTCACCGACCCCGCCGCCTACCGCTCCGCCGCCTCCGCCCTGCGCGAGGCCACGGGGGACGACGACGCCCTCGCCCTGCACCTCCCCAGCGACGGCAGCCAGCGCGCACTGCGCTCCCTCCTCGACCGGCTCGACGCCGCCGGCATCGAGGCCGACGAACTGACCCTGCACACCCCCGACCTCGACGACGTCTTCTTCGCCCTCACCGGCGACACCGGCGTCCCCGACCAGCCCAAGGAGACCGCCCGATGA
- a CDS encoding ABC transporter permease, which translates to MSTPPAPARPARISLAARDSSTMLRRNLLHARRYPSLTLNLLLTPVMLLLLFVYIFGDTMSAGMGSGGGRSAYLAYLVPGILMLTIGGTTIGTAVSVTMDMTEGIIARFRTMAIHRPSVLVGHVLGSVLQCVLSVVLVGAIAVAIGFRSTDATALEWLAALGLLVLVSLALTWIAVGMGLSSPNPEAAGNNAMPLMVLPLLSSAFVPVDAMPGWFRPVAEYQPFTPAIETLRGLLLGTGIGHHGWLAVAWCLGLAVLGYVWSASKFNADPK; encoded by the coding sequence ATGAGCACACCCCCGGCCCCCGCCCGCCCGGCCCGGATCTCCCTCGCCGCGCGCGACTCCTCCACCATGCTGCGCCGCAACCTCCTGCACGCCCGGCGCTACCCGTCCCTCACCCTGAACCTGCTGCTCACGCCGGTCATGCTGTTACTGCTGTTCGTCTACATCTTCGGCGACACCATGAGCGCGGGGATGGGCAGCGGCGGCGGCCGGTCCGCGTATCTCGCGTATCTCGTCCCGGGCATCCTGATGCTGACCATCGGCGGCACCACGATCGGCACCGCGGTCTCCGTCACCATGGACATGACCGAGGGCATCATCGCCCGCTTCCGCACGATGGCGATCCACCGCCCCTCGGTGCTCGTCGGGCACGTCCTCGGCAGCGTGCTGCAGTGCGTGCTGAGCGTGGTCCTCGTCGGCGCCATCGCCGTGGCCATCGGCTTCCGGTCCACCGACGCCACGGCTCTGGAGTGGCTGGCGGCGCTCGGCCTGCTGGTGCTCGTCTCCCTGGCGCTCACCTGGATCGCCGTCGGCATGGGCCTGTCCAGCCCGAACCCGGAGGCCGCCGGCAACAACGCCATGCCGCTGATGGTCCTGCCGCTGCTGTCCAGCGCCTTCGTCCCGGTCGACGCGATGCCGGGCTGGTTCCGGCCGGTCGCCGAGTACCAGCCGTTCACCCCGGCCATCGAGACCCTGCGCGGGCTGCTGCTCGGCACCGGGATCGGCCACCACGGATGGCTCGCCGTGGCCTGGTGCCTGGGTCTCGCGGTGCTCGGCTACGTCTGGTCGGCCTCGAAGTTCAACGCCGACCCGAAGTAG
- a CDS encoding MerR family transcriptional regulator, which produces MAADTPLSDRLDDDDYPAYTMGRAAEMLGTTPGFLRAIGEARLITPLRSEGGHRRYSRYQLRIAARARELVDRGTPIEAACRIVILEDQLEEAQRINAEYRRAAQEAAGNSGSGAS; this is translated from the coding sequence ATGGCAGCAGATACTCCGCTCAGCGATCGTCTGGACGACGACGACTACCCCGCCTACACCATGGGACGGGCCGCCGAGATGCTCGGCACCACCCCTGGTTTCCTCCGAGCCATCGGCGAGGCCCGGCTGATCACACCGCTGCGCTCGGAGGGCGGACATCGTCGCTACTCCCGCTACCAGCTGCGGATCGCCGCGCGGGCCCGCGAGCTCGTCGACAGGGGAACCCCGATCGAGGCCGCCTGCCGCATCGTCATCCTCGAGGACCAGCTCGAAGAGGCGCAGCGCATCAACGCCGAGTACCGCCGCGCCGCGCAGGAGGCGGCCGGGAACTCCGGTTCCGGGGCGAGCTGA
- a CDS encoding CBS domain-containing protein gives MTPVQTQHPAGHRSPTAVAHDGHGPGPRIRDDMTVEVALSLMAGARVDHLVLCDGDDQSTGLVTLAWLAGLRDSPAYTDRIRLRDVLAPAR, from the coding sequence ATGACGCCGGTTCAGACGCAGCACCCTGCGGGGCACCGCTCCCCCACGGCCGTGGCCCACGACGGGCACGGGCCCGGGCCCCGGATCCGTGACGACATGACGGTCGAGGTGGCGCTGTCCCTCATGGCCGGTGCCCGGGTCGATCACCTCGTCCTCTGCGACGGGGACGACCAGAGCACGGGCCTGGTCACCCTGGCCTGGCTGGCCGGCCTCCGGGACAGCCCGGCCTACACGGACCGGATCCGGCTGCGGGACGTCCTCGCCCCCGCCCGCTGA
- a CDS encoding DEAD/DEAH box helicase gives MTRARTSRTPRTYDRFAGSSGAQRSGGTRSGGPRRSTGYGNRPAGRAVQGEFAPPKTITPALPAVESFADLDMPAALLATLGHEGVSVPFPIQAATLPNSLAGRDVLGRGRTGSGKTLAFGLAALARTAGRRAEPRQPLALVLVPTRELAQQVTDALTPYARSLSVRLATVVGGMSLGRQAGALRGGAEVVVATPGRLKDLIDRGDCRLDDVAVTVLDEADQMADMGFMPQVTALLDQVRPDGQRMLFSATLDRNVDRLVRTYLHDPVVHSVDPSAGAVTTMEHHVLHVHDADKHRTTTEIAARDGRVIMFLDTKHAVDRLTKHLLNSGVRAAALHGGKSQPQRTRTLAQFKTGHVTVLVATNVAARGIHVDNLDLVVNVDPPSDHKDYLHRGGRTARAGESGSVVTLVTPGQRRGMTRLMASAGITPRVAQVRSGEAELSRITGAQAPSGIPVVVTAPVVERPRGASSSRPRRNRRGQGRPAGEAVRSRSPRRSGFGSAA, from the coding sequence ATGACGCGCGCCCGCACATCCCGCACCCCCCGCACATACGACCGCTTCGCCGGAAGCTCCGGCGCCCAACGCTCGGGCGGCACCCGTTCCGGCGGTCCCCGCCGCTCCACGGGCTACGGGAATCGACCGGCCGGACGGGCCGTCCAGGGCGAGTTCGCGCCGCCGAAGACGATCACGCCCGCGCTGCCCGCCGTCGAGTCGTTCGCCGATCTCGACATGCCCGCGGCGCTGCTGGCCACGCTCGGCCACGAAGGCGTGAGCGTGCCGTTCCCGATCCAGGCGGCGACCCTGCCGAACTCCCTGGCCGGCCGTGACGTCCTCGGCCGCGGCCGCACCGGGTCGGGCAAGACCCTGGCCTTCGGGCTCGCCGCGCTGGCCCGCACGGCGGGCCGGCGGGCCGAGCCGCGGCAGCCGCTCGCCCTCGTCCTCGTCCCCACCCGCGAGCTCGCCCAGCAGGTCACGGACGCACTCACGCCGTACGCCCGCTCCCTGAGCGTGCGCCTGGCCACCGTCGTCGGCGGGATGTCCCTCGGCAGGCAGGCCGGTGCGCTGCGCGGCGGGGCCGAGGTGGTCGTCGCGACGCCCGGGCGGCTCAAGGACCTCATCGACCGCGGCGACTGCCGGCTGGACGACGTCGCCGTCACCGTCCTCGACGAGGCCGACCAGATGGCCGACATGGGCTTCATGCCGCAGGTCACCGCCCTGCTCGACCAGGTGCGTCCGGACGGGCAGCGGATGCTGTTCTCGGCCACCCTGGACCGCAACGTCGACCGGCTGGTGCGGACCTATCTGCACGATCCCGTCGTCCACTCGGTCGACCCGTCCGCCGGCGCGGTCACCACGATGGAGCACCACGTCCTCCATGTGCACGACGCGGACAAGCACCGCACGACCACCGAGATCGCGGCGCGGGACGGCCGGGTGATCATGTTCCTCGACACCAAGCACGCGGTGGACCGGCTGACCAAGCACCTGCTGAACAGCGGTGTCCGCGCCGCGGCCCTGCACGGCGGCAAGTCCCAGCCGCAGCGCACACGGACCCTGGCCCAGTTCAAGACCGGGCACGTGACGGTCCTGGTGGCGACCAACGTCGCGGCCCGCGGGATCCACGTCGACAACCTCGACCTGGTCGTCAACGTGGACCCGCCCAGCGACCACAAGGACTACCTGCACCGCGGCGGCCGTACGGCACGCGCCGGCGAGTCCGGCAGCGTCGTCACCCTGGTGACCCCCGGCCAGCGTCGCGGTATGACCCGGCTGATGGCTTCGGCGGGCATCACCCCGCGGGTCGCCCAGGTGCGGTCGGGCGAGGCGGAGCTGAGCCGCATCACCGGCGCCCAGGCCCCTTCCGGCATCCCGGTCGTCGTCACCGCACCGGTCGTGGAGCGCCCCCGCGGCGCGTCCTCGTCCCGGCCGCGCCGGAATCGCCGCGGGCAGGGCCGCCCCGCCGGCGAGGCGGTCCGCTCCAGGTCCCCGCGACGGTCCGGCTTCGGCTCCGCCGCCTAG
- a CDS encoding cold-shock protein, whose protein sequence is MATGTVKWFNAEKGFGFIEQDGGGADVFAHYSNIATSGFRELLEGQKVSFDIAQGQKGPTAENIVPA, encoded by the coding sequence ATGGCTACTGGCACCGTGAAGTGGTTCAACGCGGAAAAGGGCTTCGGCTTCATCGAGCAGGACGGCGGCGGCGCCGACGTCTTCGCCCACTACTCGAACATCGCCACCTCCGGCTTCCGTGAGCTGCTGGAAGGCCAGAAGGTGTCCTTCGACATCGCGCAGGGCCAGAAGGGCCCGACGGCCGAGAACATCGTCCCCGCCTGA
- a CDS encoding DUF2809 domain-containing protein, whose translation MTRIAETRDGAPGPARTRLAAAGAAVATVGAGLGLRTVAAGDVAKYGGDALYTVLLLTLVVLAAPRVTPLVAAGGALAASWAVEFLQLSPVPAELSARSTLARLVLGSTFNAPDLLWYAVGAAAGWLLHTLVKELVP comes from the coding sequence ATGACCCGCATCGCCGAAACCCGCGACGGCGCCCCCGGCCCGGCACGGACCCGTCTGGCGGCGGCCGGGGCGGCGGTGGCGACGGTCGGCGCGGGGCTGGGGCTCAGGACCGTCGCGGCGGGGGACGTGGCCAAGTACGGCGGGGACGCGCTGTACACCGTCCTGCTGCTCACCCTCGTCGTGCTGGCAGCCCCACGGGTGACACCCCTGGTGGCCGCCGGCGGCGCGCTGGCGGCCAGCTGGGCCGTCGAGTTCCTCCAGCTCAGCCCGGTACCGGCGGAACTCTCCGCGCGCAGCACCCTCGCCCGCCTCGTACTCGGTTCCACCTTCAACGCGCCCGACCTGCTCTGGTACGCGGTCGGCGCGGCGGCGGGCTGGCTCCTCCACACCTTGGTGAAGGAGCTCGTGCCCTGA